A region from the Silene latifolia isolate original U9 population chromosome 7, ASM4854445v1, whole genome shotgun sequence genome encodes:
- the LOC141591481 gene encoding putative serine/threonine-protein kinase PBL10 isoform X2 encodes MCGVSLSGVCFRSYCGGVDSKYVSSDGNDPSGKSSKVSSVPPTPRSEGEILQSPNLKSFSFSEVRAATRNFRPDSVLGEGGFGSVFKGWIDEHSLVASKPGTGVVIAVKRLNTESFQGHREWLAEVNYLGQLYHPNLVRLVGYCLEDEHRLLVYEFMPRGSLENHLFRRGSYFQPLSWQLRMKVSFGAAKGLAFLHDTKVIYRDFKASNVLLDSNYNAKLSDFGLAKDGPTGDKSHVSTRVMGTYGYAAPEYLATGHLTARSDVYSYGVVLLEMLSGRRAVDQNRPSGEHNLVEWARPYLTNKRKIFRILDNRLEGQYSLDTAIRVSALAFRCLSAEPKFRPTMKEIVKELEQLQDDTAHTRSSSSTGGRYRRRNADDSINSNLSKSAVSYPRPLKSPIHP; translated from the exons ATGTGTGGTGTCAGCCTATCAGGTGTGTGCTTCAGAAGTTATTGTGGAG GTGTAGACTCGAAATATGTTAGCTCGGATGGAAATGATCCGAGTGGCAAGAGTAGTAAGGTCTCATCGGTACCCCCAACACCGAGAAGTGAGGGTGAGATTCTACAGTCTCCTAATTTGAAGAGTTTCAGTTTCTCCGAAGTCAGAGCTGCTACTAGGAACTTTCGGCCTGATAGTGTGCTTGGTGAGGGCGGTTTTGGGTCGGTGTTTAAGGGATGGATTGATGAGCACTCACTTGTAGCCTCTAAGCCTGGAACTGGTGTGGTGATTGCTGTTAAGCGGCTTAATACAGAGAGTTTTCAGGGTCACAGGGAATGGCTG GCGGAGGTGAATTATCTTGGTCAGCTGTATCATCCTAATCTAGTGAGATTGGTCGGTTATTGCTTGGAGGATGAGCACCGTCTTTTGGTGTATGAATTCATGCCTAGGGGAAGCTTGGAAAACCATCTATTCCGAA GAGGTTCATACTTTCAGCCTCTTTCATGGCAACTTCGCATGAAGGTCTCTTTCGGAGCTGCAAAGGGGCTTGCCTTCCTTCACGACACGAAAGTCATTTACCGGGATTTCAAGGCCTCTAACGTTCTCCTTGACTCG AACTATAACGCCAAACTTTCGGACTTTGGGCTGGCGAAGGATGGACCAACTGGCGATAAAAGTCACGTATCAACTAGAGTCATGGGTACCTACGGATATGCAGCACCGGAATATCTAGCTACAG GTCACTTAACTGCAAGAAGCGATGTTTACAGCTACGGAGTGGTTCTTCTTGAGATGCTATCAGGCCGACGAGCAGTAGACCAGAACCGTCCATCGGGAGAACACAACCTGGTAGAGTGGGCCCGACCATACCTCACAAACAAGAGGAAGATCTTCCGTATCCTAGATAATCGTCTAGAGGGCCAGTATAGTTTAGATACAGCTATCAGAGTTTCGGCCCTTGCATTTAGATGCCTATCAGCTGAACCTAAGTTTAGGCCTACAATGAAAGAAATAGTGAAAGAACTCGAGCAGCTTCAAGATGATACAGCACACACGCGTAGCAGTTCGAGCACTGGGGGCCGGTATAGGAGGCGAAATGCAGACGACAGCATTAATAGTAACTTGTCAAAATCTGCCGTATCGTATCCCAGACCACTGAAATCCCCAATCCACCCCTAA
- the LOC141591481 gene encoding putative serine/threonine-protein kinase PBL10 isoform X1, translated as MGICLSARIKAESPSHTGVDSKYVSSDGNDPSGKSSKVSSVPPTPRSEGEILQSPNLKSFSFSEVRAATRNFRPDSVLGEGGFGSVFKGWIDEHSLVASKPGTGVVIAVKRLNTESFQGHREWLAEVNYLGQLYHPNLVRLVGYCLEDEHRLLVYEFMPRGSLENHLFRRGSYFQPLSWQLRMKVSFGAAKGLAFLHDTKVIYRDFKASNVLLDSNYNAKLSDFGLAKDGPTGDKSHVSTRVMGTYGYAAPEYLATGHLTARSDVYSYGVVLLEMLSGRRAVDQNRPSGEHNLVEWARPYLTNKRKIFRILDNRLEGQYSLDTAIRVSALAFRCLSAEPKFRPTMKEIVKELEQLQDDTAHTRSSSSTGGRYRRRNADDSINSNLSKSAVSYPRPLKSPIHP; from the exons ATGGGTATTTGTCTAAGTGCTCGAATCAAGGCTGAAAGTCCTTCTCATACTG GTGTAGACTCGAAATATGTTAGCTCGGATGGAAATGATCCGAGTGGCAAGAGTAGTAAGGTCTCATCGGTACCCCCAACACCGAGAAGTGAGGGTGAGATTCTACAGTCTCCTAATTTGAAGAGTTTCAGTTTCTCCGAAGTCAGAGCTGCTACTAGGAACTTTCGGCCTGATAGTGTGCTTGGTGAGGGCGGTTTTGGGTCGGTGTTTAAGGGATGGATTGATGAGCACTCACTTGTAGCCTCTAAGCCTGGAACTGGTGTGGTGATTGCTGTTAAGCGGCTTAATACAGAGAGTTTTCAGGGTCACAGGGAATGGCTG GCGGAGGTGAATTATCTTGGTCAGCTGTATCATCCTAATCTAGTGAGATTGGTCGGTTATTGCTTGGAGGATGAGCACCGTCTTTTGGTGTATGAATTCATGCCTAGGGGAAGCTTGGAAAACCATCTATTCCGAA GAGGTTCATACTTTCAGCCTCTTTCATGGCAACTTCGCATGAAGGTCTCTTTCGGAGCTGCAAAGGGGCTTGCCTTCCTTCACGACACGAAAGTCATTTACCGGGATTTCAAGGCCTCTAACGTTCTCCTTGACTCG AACTATAACGCCAAACTTTCGGACTTTGGGCTGGCGAAGGATGGACCAACTGGCGATAAAAGTCACGTATCAACTAGAGTCATGGGTACCTACGGATATGCAGCACCGGAATATCTAGCTACAG GTCACTTAACTGCAAGAAGCGATGTTTACAGCTACGGAGTGGTTCTTCTTGAGATGCTATCAGGCCGACGAGCAGTAGACCAGAACCGTCCATCGGGAGAACACAACCTGGTAGAGTGGGCCCGACCATACCTCACAAACAAGAGGAAGATCTTCCGTATCCTAGATAATCGTCTAGAGGGCCAGTATAGTTTAGATACAGCTATCAGAGTTTCGGCCCTTGCATTTAGATGCCTATCAGCTGAACCTAAGTTTAGGCCTACAATGAAAGAAATAGTGAAAGAACTCGAGCAGCTTCAAGATGATACAGCACACACGCGTAGCAGTTCGAGCACTGGGGGCCGGTATAGGAGGCGAAATGCAGACGACAGCATTAATAGTAACTTGTCAAAATCTGCCGTATCGTATCCCAGACCACTGAAATCCCCAATCCACCCCTAA